From the genome of Geobacter sp. SVR, one region includes:
- a CDS encoding TIGR00730 family Rossman fold protein encodes MEVSFSRPNEEIDRLIDRLFELTGGIHHPKIIREMVLSSLKLGQEIDYLADLKLVNRTLREMRYTAKVFGPYRHKKKVTIFGSARTAPDEEMYQKCVRFSRMLVEKGYMIITGGGPGIMQAGNEGAGCEESFAVNIRLPFEQAPNPVMLRNPRLITYKYFFNRKVAFVKEADAVAVFPGGFGTLDEAMEVFTLVQTGKTSPKPLILVDDQEGYWERFFEFVKQSLLVKGFISGEDFSIFTITKDEQEAAEVIETFYRVYHSLRFIDHRLVIRLNKELLPEQIVTLEEEFPELIREGERIFPCNAFPEEIDEPDLAHLPRLSLHFDHHHYGLLLAFIHRINTF; translated from the coding sequence ATGGAAGTGAGTTTTTCCCGGCCGAACGAAGAGATCGACCGGTTGATCGACAGATTGTTCGAGCTGACAGGTGGTATCCATCATCCCAAGATCATTCGCGAGATGGTGCTTTCCTCGCTCAAGCTGGGGCAGGAGATTGACTACCTGGCCGATCTCAAGCTGGTCAACCGCACCTTGCGCGAGATGCGCTATACCGCCAAGGTTTTCGGGCCATACCGCCACAAGAAGAAGGTCACCATTTTCGGTTCGGCCCGCACTGCGCCGGATGAGGAGATGTACCAGAAGTGCGTCCGCTTCAGCCGGATGCTGGTGGAGAAAGGGTACATGATCATCACCGGCGGCGGCCCGGGCATCATGCAGGCCGGCAACGAGGGGGCCGGCTGCGAGGAGTCCTTTGCCGTCAATATCCGTCTTCCCTTCGAGCAGGCGCCTAATCCGGTCATGCTGCGCAATCCGCGCCTGATCACCTACAAGTACTTTTTCAACCGCAAGGTGGCCTTCGTCAAGGAGGCCGATGCCGTGGCCGTCTTCCCCGGTGGCTTCGGCACCCTGGATGAGGCCATGGAGGTCTTCACCCTGGTGCAGACCGGTAAGACCTCTCCAAAGCCGCTGATCCTGGTGGACGACCAGGAAGGCTACTGGGAGCGCTTCTTCGAGTTCGTCAAGCAGAGCCTGCTGGTGAAGGGCTTCATCTCCGGCGAGGATTTCTCGATCTTCACCATCACCAAGGACGAGCAGGAGGCGGCCGAAGTGATCGAGACCTTCTACCGGGTGTACCACTCGCTGCGCTTCATCGACCACCGCCTGGTCATCCGCTTGAACAAGGAGCTTTTGCCGGAACAGATCGTTACGCTGGAGGAGGAGTTTCCCGAACTGATAAGGGAAGGGGAGCGCATTTTCCCCTGCAACGCCTTTCCCGAAGAGATCGACGAACCGGATCTGGCGCACCTGCCGCGTCTCTCCCTGCATTTCGACCATCACCACTATGGCCTGCTGCTGGCCTTCATCCACCGCATCAACACCTTCTGA
- a CDS encoding peptidylprolyl isomerase, with protein sequence MLDIMRRKKESIVIKSVFVVIVLSFIGTMFLVWGKGSDGAGRSLGYAAKVDGSRISLEEYQGAYQRIRDIYQQIYGQAFNSEMEKVLGLKKAALDNLIDNRLILKEAGSLGVKVTKDEVASSIAAMPTFQKDGAFSFDLYQQILKSSRMTPKDFEAAQKNDLTLQKARQAIMNKAVVSDEEALAQYRKEHDKVDLEYVAYAPADVAGEVKLTEADLNDYLQKHADEFKTPEKVALSYAVLDPTSQAAKLTVSDDEIQTYYQKNIDRWQGKDGILPLQEVKDKVRAEALRQKASKQAFELAADTLYKNIKSGDLNQIASQLHLKVQDTPLFSATAPAAALANEAAVVKKGLELKQGELGGPVETPKGIYIIKAKERKPAAVPPLAEIRAAVEQKAKAAKAAELAKTKAEEAAKQLAAKTPLKTATTGVFGYSAKGDVPVIGASPDLMDAAFKLTTAAPAAATPFKVGNRWYAVRLKSRAEAPRADFDKTKEQIKKAMLPKKQEEALATWIKEQRAKTKIELNQTLVAEK encoded by the coding sequence ATGCTGGACATCATGCGCAGGAAAAAGGAATCTATCGTCATCAAGAGCGTTTTTGTCGTGATCGTCCTTTCATTCATCGGCACGATGTTCCTGGTATGGGGCAAAGGCAGCGACGGGGCCGGCAGGTCGCTCGGCTACGCCGCCAAGGTGGACGGCAGCAGGATCAGCCTTGAGGAATACCAGGGGGCCTATCAGCGCATCAGGGACATCTACCAGCAGATCTACGGCCAGGCCTTCAACAGCGAGATGGAAAAAGTGCTGGGGCTCAAAAAGGCGGCCCTGGACAATCTGATCGACAACCGCCTGATCCTCAAGGAGGCCGGCAGCCTGGGAGTAAAGGTCACCAAGGACGAGGTCGCCAGCTCTATCGCGGCCATGCCGACCTTCCAGAAAGATGGCGCCTTCAGTTTCGATCTGTACCAGCAGATCCTTAAAAGCAGCCGCATGACCCCCAAAGATTTCGAGGCGGCCCAGAAAAATGACCTGACCCTCCAGAAGGCACGCCAGGCAATCATGAACAAGGCCGTTGTCAGCGATGAAGAGGCCCTGGCACAGTACCGGAAGGAACACGACAAGGTCGATCTGGAGTATGTCGCCTATGCTCCCGCCGATGTGGCCGGCGAGGTGAAGCTGACCGAGGCCGACCTGAACGACTATCTGCAGAAGCATGCCGATGAATTCAAGACCCCTGAAAAGGTGGCACTCTCCTACGCCGTGCTCGATCCGACCAGCCAGGCAGCCAAGCTGACCGTCAGCGACGATGAGATTCAGACCTACTACCAGAAGAACATCGACCGCTGGCAGGGCAAGGACGGCATTCTGCCGCTGCAGGAGGTCAAGGACAAGGTCAGGGCCGAGGCGCTCAGGCAGAAGGCCTCCAAGCAGGCCTTTGAACTGGCCGCCGACACCCTTTACAAGAACATCAAGTCCGGGGATCTCAACCAGATTGCCAGCCAGTTGCATCTCAAGGTTCAGGACACCCCCCTGTTCTCCGCCACTGCGCCTGCCGCAGCACTGGCCAACGAAGCTGCCGTGGTCAAAAAGGGCCTTGAGCTCAAACAGGGCGAGCTGGGAGGGCCGGTAGAAACCCCGAAGGGCATCTACATCATCAAGGCCAAGGAGCGCAAGCCAGCGGCAGTACCGCCGCTGGCCGAAATACGGGCAGCGGTGGAACAGAAGGCCAAGGCGGCCAAGGCGGCCGAACTGGCCAAAACCAAGGCCGAAGAAGCTGCTAAACAGCTTGCCGCAAAGACTCCCCTCAAAACCGCGACCACCGGCGTGTTCGGCTACTCGGCCAAAGGCGATGTTCCGGTCATCGGCGCTTCGCCCGACCTGATGGATGCGGCCTTCAAGCTGACAACTGCCGCCCCGGCCGCCGCCACCCCCTTCAAAGTGGGTAACCGCTGGTATGCCGTCCGCCTGAAGAGCCGGGCCGAGGCCCCGCGTGCCGATTTCGACAAGACCAAGGAGCAGATCAAGAAGGCGATGCTGCCCAAAAAGCAGGAAGAGGCCCTGGCAACCTGGATCAAGGAGCAGAGAGCCAAGACGAAGATCGAGCTGAACCAGACGCTGGTTGCCGAAAAATAG
- a CDS encoding phosphoribosylaminoimidazolesuccinocarboxamide synthase produces the protein MSQPVMQTDFPGLKLLTRGKVRDIYDLGETLLLVTSDRISAFDVIMNEPIPDKGFVLTQISAFWFRQMEDIVKNHIISTDVADFPAECQPYAEVLKGRSMLVKKAKPLPAECIVRGYVSGSGWKDYKATGAICGITLPAGLKESDRLAEPIFTPSTKAELGTHDENISFETMAELCGRELAEQARDYTIRIYSRARELAAQKGIIIADTKFEFGVFDGELIIIDECMTPDSSRFWPKDQYAPGGPQPSFDKQFLRDYLETLDWGKTAPAPSLPAEIVEKTAEKYREALFRIAGIRL, from the coding sequence ATGTCACAACCCGTAATGCAGACCGATTTTCCCGGCCTCAAGCTCTTGACCCGCGGCAAGGTGAGGGACATCTACGACCTGGGAGAAACCCTGCTGTTGGTCACTTCCGACAGGATTTCGGCCTTCGACGTGATCATGAACGAGCCGATCCCGGACAAGGGTTTCGTGCTGACGCAGATATCCGCCTTCTGGTTCCGCCAGATGGAGGATATCGTCAAGAATCACATCATCTCCACCGATGTGGCCGACTTCCCGGCCGAATGCCAGCCCTATGCAGAGGTGCTCAAGGGTCGTTCGATGCTGGTGAAGAAAGCCAAGCCGCTGCCGGCCGAATGCATTGTGCGTGGGTATGTGTCGGGGTCGGGCTGGAAGGACTACAAGGCGACCGGCGCCATCTGCGGCATCACCCTGCCGGCCGGACTGAAGGAATCGGACCGCCTGGCGGAACCGATCTTCACCCCTTCCACCAAAGCCGAGCTGGGAACCCACGACGAGAACATTTCGTTCGAAACGATGGCCGAGCTGTGCGGCCGGGAACTGGCCGAACAGGCACGCGACTACACCATCCGCATCTACAGCCGGGCCCGGGAACTGGCTGCCCAGAAAGGGATCATCATCGCCGACACCAAGTTCGAGTTCGGGGTGTTCGACGGAGAGCTGATCATCATCGACGAGTGCATGACTCCCGATTCAAGCCGGTTCTGGCCGAAGGACCAGTATGCACCGGGAGGGCCTCAGCCCAGCTTCGACAAGCAATTCCTACGCGACTACCTTGAGACGCTCGACTGGGGCAAGACCGCACCGGCTCCCTCGCTGCCGGCCGAGATCGTGGAAAAGACCGCGGAAAAATACCGCGAGGCGCTGTTCAGGATTGCCGGCATCCGCCTTTAG
- a CDS encoding Rho termination factor N-terminal domain-containing protein: protein MRIEEIKEIAKQYGIKAGRMKKADLVRSIQAAEGNNTCFGTGQSGCCGQADCLWREDCD from the coding sequence ATGAGAATAGAGGAAATCAAGGAAATAGCGAAGCAGTACGGCATCAAGGCAGGCAGGATGAAAAAGGCCGACCTGGTGCGGTCCATTCAGGCGGCTGAAGGCAACAACACCTGTTTCGGAACGGGCCAGTCCGGCTGCTGCGGACAGGCGGACTGCCTGTGGCGCGAGGACTGCGACTGA
- a CDS encoding bacteriohemerythrin, whose translation MAIEWRESLATGNEEIDEQHKELLRHFDRMLTACKDGQGASELQKLLKFLNDYVVTHFNFEESLQQVRGYPDYEAHRSEHQSFIKKIGELESEISTQGVSVHNIIETNSLLLKWLLNHITVVDKKMGRFLQESEL comes from the coding sequence ATGGCAATCGAATGGAGAGAGTCTCTGGCCACCGGCAATGAGGAGATCGACGAGCAGCACAAGGAGCTTTTGCGGCATTTCGACCGCATGCTGACGGCATGCAAGGATGGCCAGGGGGCCAGCGAACTGCAGAAGCTGCTGAAGTTTCTGAACGACTATGTCGTCACCCATTTCAACTTCGAGGAGTCGCTCCAGCAGGTGCGGGGATATCCCGACTACGAAGCGCACCGCAGCGAACACCAGTCGTTCATTAAAAAGATCGGCGAGTTGGAGAGCGAAATCAGCACTCAGGGGGTTTCGGTCCATAATATCATCGAAACCAACAGCCTGCTGCTGAAGTGGCTCCTGAACCATATCACCGTTGTTGACAAGAAAATGGGCAGATTTCTGCAGGAAAGCGAACTCTGA
- a CDS encoding Lon protease family protein — translation MTQNDCRIPADRLRWSCDPALFDFETTAELPDLDDAIGQKRALRSIEFGLGMEAAGFNLYVAGETGTSRNSTIRSILRRRAKNEPKPQDWVYVNNFKDSDSAVSLSLPAGRGRELAADMKELVESVRDAIPKALESKEYEFRRSEILEKYQHANSELFQELEKGTEEHGFALQRTVSGLVIVPQKEGRNYTQEEYDALADEERERLERIGKELTERLNDVLRQVRESEKATKDALQQADRDLGMSCLGHSLDPLREKYAGLEKVLAYLEAVQEDILINLDDFKPQAPQPQIPGIRIPRQEPTFERYDVNVLVDNADTCGAPVVFEANPTYNNLFGRIEHVMQYGGVAVTNFTMIRPGALHRANGGYLVIDAREVLINPFVWDSLKRCIRTGEIRIEDVLEQYRFMTMVTLKPEPVQLQTKIIMIGTPWIYYLLFYLDPDYRKFFKVKAEFDSRVPRTPEVMRDYALFVATHCRNENLLHFDRSGIARLLEFTARMVEDQHRLSAQFMEIADFIREASYWARKDGKSLVSGDDVQRAAREKLYRVDRIEERLHELYEEGTIMVDTDGAVIGQINGLSVIGLGDHTFGRPSRITARVYTGRAGMVNIEREAKLSGPIHDKGMLILTGYLGGTFAIDQPLSLSASICFEQSYDGIEGDSASSTELYALLSALAGVPISQSIAVTGSVNQRGVIQPIGGVNYKIEGFYAVCKSQGLTGRQGVMIPKTNEQHLMLGDEIVAAIAAGMFHIWSVESIEQGIEILTGMAAGTRGRNRRFPKGTLYRLVEERLSSMELKLKQSDRSRRKQRSTPPVPAAITLHEES, via the coding sequence ATGACTCAAAACGACTGCCGGATACCTGCCGATCGTCTCCGTTGGAGCTGCGATCCGGCTCTTTTCGATTTCGAAACCACCGCCGAACTGCCTGATCTGGATGACGCCATCGGTCAGAAACGTGCCTTGCGCTCGATCGAATTCGGCCTGGGCATGGAGGCTGCCGGTTTTAATCTCTATGTTGCGGGCGAAACCGGCACCAGCCGGAATTCCACCATTCGCAGCATCCTGCGCAGGCGCGCCAAAAACGAGCCGAAACCGCAGGACTGGGTCTACGTCAATAATTTCAAGGACAGCGACTCGGCCGTTTCGCTGTCGCTCCCTGCCGGCCGGGGCCGGGAACTGGCCGCCGACATGAAGGAGTTGGTGGAATCGGTCCGGGACGCCATTCCCAAGGCGCTGGAGAGCAAGGAGTACGAATTCCGCCGGTCCGAGATCCTGGAGAAGTATCAGCATGCCAACAGCGAGCTCTTCCAGGAGCTGGAAAAGGGCACCGAAGAGCATGGCTTCGCACTGCAGCGCACCGTATCCGGTCTGGTGATCGTGCCCCAGAAGGAGGGGCGCAACTATACCCAGGAAGAATACGATGCGCTGGCCGATGAGGAACGCGAGCGGCTGGAGCGGATCGGTAAGGAGCTGACCGAAAGGCTCAACGATGTGCTGCGCCAGGTGCGGGAAAGCGAGAAGGCTACCAAGGATGCCCTGCAGCAGGCTGACCGGGACCTGGGCATGTCCTGTCTCGGGCACAGCCTCGATCCCCTGCGGGAGAAATATGCCGGCCTGGAAAAGGTGCTGGCCTATCTGGAAGCGGTTCAGGAGGATATCCTGATCAACCTGGACGACTTCAAGCCCCAGGCACCCCAGCCGCAGATCCCGGGCATCAGGATCCCCCGCCAGGAACCGACCTTCGAGCGCTACGACGTCAACGTGCTGGTTGACAATGCAGATACCTGTGGCGCGCCGGTTGTGTTCGAAGCAAATCCCACGTACAATAACCTGTTCGGGCGCATCGAGCATGTCATGCAGTACGGCGGCGTGGCGGTGACCAATTTCACCATGATCCGGCCGGGCGCATTGCATCGGGCCAATGGCGGCTACTTGGTGATCGATGCCCGCGAGGTGCTGATCAACCCGTTCGTGTGGGATTCGCTCAAACGCTGCATCCGTACCGGCGAGATCAGGATTGAGGATGTGCTGGAGCAGTACCGTTTCATGACCATGGTCACGCTCAAGCCCGAACCGGTTCAGCTTCAGACCAAGATCATCATGATCGGGACCCCCTGGATCTATTACCTGTTGTTCTACCTGGACCCCGATTACCGCAAGTTTTTCAAGGTCAAGGCGGAATTCGACAGCCGCGTGCCACGCACCCCCGAAGTCATGCGCGATTACGCCCTGTTCGTCGCCACCCATTGCCGCAACGAAAATCTGTTGCACTTCGATCGCAGCGGCATCGCGCGACTTTTGGAGTTTACCGCCCGGATGGTGGAGGATCAGCACCGTCTCTCGGCCCAGTTCATGGAGATCGCCGACTTCATCCGAGAAGCAAGCTACTGGGCCCGCAAGGACGGCAAGTCACTGGTCAGCGGCGACGATGTGCAGCGGGCGGCCCGCGAGAAGCTGTACCGTGTGGACCGCATCGAGGAGCGCCTGCACGAGCTGTACGAGGAAGGCACGATCATGGTGGATACGGACGGCGCGGTGATCGGTCAGATCAACGGGCTGTCGGTGATCGGGCTGGGGGACCATACCTTCGGCCGGCCTTCGCGCATCACCGCCCGGGTCTACACCGGCCGGGCCGGCATGGTCAATATCGAGCGCGAAGCCAAGCTTTCCGGCCCGATCCACGATAAGGGGATGCTGATCCTGACCGGCTATCTGGGGGGCACCTTTGCCATTGATCAGCCCTTGTCCCTGTCTGCTTCGATCTGTTTCGAGCAGTCCTACGACGGCATCGAAGGAGACAGCGCCTCGTCCACGGAACTGTATGCCCTGCTGTCGGCCCTGGCCGGGGTCCCGATCAGCCAGTCCATCGCGGTGACCGGCAGCGTCAACCAGCGGGGAGTGATCCAGCCGATCGGAGGGGTCAACTATAAAATCGAAGGATTCTATGCAGTCTGCAAGTCCCAGGGGCTGACCGGCCGGCAGGGTGTCATGATTCCGAAGACCAATGAGCAGCACCTGATGCTGGGCGATGAGATCGTAGCGGCCATTGCGGCCGGCATGTTTCACATCTGGAGCGTCGAGAGCATCGAGCAGGGCATCGAGATACTGACCGGCATGGCCGCCGGCACAAGGGGCAGGAACCGGCGTTTCCCCAAAGGCACGCTGTACCGTCTGGTGGAGGAGCGTCTGAGTTCCATGGAGCTGAAGCTGAAGCAGTCCGACAGGTCCCGGCGTAAGCAGCGGAGCACGCCGCCAGTGCCTGCTGCAATTACACTACACGAGGAGAGTTAG
- a CDS encoding HD domain-containing protein, which translates to MDQSRLDALQHWFDSYVQAFCDTDPDGLRNIRLKVEHTRRVCGIMELLAAGEGLAPEEARIAAAVALLHDVGRFPQYRRWRTFRDSDSDNHARLSVEVMREERLLEGLPQAEALLIEEAVRFHNLLELPRGSESDTLFARLIRDADKLDIWRVFLEFFQQPPNQRASAAGLGFADLPEVSPACVAALAAGQIVRLDTARTLNDFKLLQISWAFDLNFTTSFRLLQERGYLEQLAETLPPVEGVHEAVARAVAEVHLRVEPELVRKDGNPECLDSLHQRPHY; encoded by the coding sequence ATGGATCAATCCCGGCTGGATGCCCTGCAGCACTGGTTCGACAGCTATGTCCAGGCCTTCTGCGACACCGATCCCGACGGCCTCAGGAATATCAGACTCAAGGTGGAACATACCCGCAGGGTATGCGGAATTATGGAGCTTCTTGCCGCGGGCGAGGGGCTGGCGCCTGAAGAGGCCCGTATCGCCGCTGCCGTGGCACTGCTGCACGATGTCGGGCGTTTCCCGCAGTACCGCCGCTGGCGCACGTTCCGGGACAGCGATTCCGATAATCACGCCCGCCTCTCGGTGGAGGTGATGCGCGAGGAGCGCCTGCTGGAAGGGTTACCGCAGGCCGAGGCGCTGCTGATCGAAGAGGCGGTGCGCTTTCACAACCTGCTGGAGCTGCCCCGCGGCTCGGAATCCGACACTCTTTTTGCCCGGCTCATTCGGGACGCAGACAAGCTTGATATCTGGCGGGTGTTCCTGGAGTTCTTTCAACAGCCCCCCAACCAGCGGGCCTCGGCCGCCGGCCTCGGCTTTGCGGATCTGCCCGAGGTTTCGCCGGCCTGTGTCGCTGCCCTGGCAGCCGGTCAGATCGTCCGTCTGGACACGGCCCGAACATTGAACGACTTCAAACTGCTGCAGATATCGTGGGCATTCGACCTCAATTTTACGACCTCGTTCCGGCTGCTGCAGGAGCGCGGATATCTCGAACAGCTGGCGGAAACGCTCCCCCCGGTCGAAGGGGTCCACGAGGCGGTGGCACGGGCGGTGGCCGAAGTGCACCTGAGAGTTGAGCCGGAGCTTGTCCGCAAAGACGGGAATCCTGAATGTCTTGACAGCCTTCACCAACGGCCCCATTATTAA
- the ligA gene encoding NAD-dependent DNA ligase LigA: protein MQLPLLDTADPRENARKRIEELRRLLEHHNRLYYVLDAPVITDAEYDELFRELQHLEKQFPDLITPDSPTQRVGGAPLAKFSAMVHRLPMLSLENAITEADITDFDLRIKRMLGIPPGHPIGYFCEPKMDGVAVELVYTDGLLTAASTRGDGFTGEEVTENVRTIRSLPLRLTGDNIPRLLEVRGEVFLSLEAFQRINREKEENGEPPFANPRNAAAGSLRQLDPRITARRPLSIFCYGPGVIEGTGFDSQQAFFSAISGWGLPVNPLVRGETGIEGAVDFYREILAQRESLPYEIDGAVLKVDSFELQRELGVKSRSPRWALACKFPPRQAVTLLEDIQLSVGRTGVITPVAQLRPVEVSGVTVSRATLHNWDEIALKDIRIGDHVLVERAGDVIPAVVKVLTEKRTGQERQLDPPESCPECGSAIVRIAEEVAVRCLGLSCPPQIRESILHFASRNAMDIEGLGEKFVEQLLALGLVQSVADLYTLTVQDFMRFERMGTKLATKLVDAIERSKHQELGRFIYALGIRHVGERTAKTLAQSFGSLEHLEEATLEELTSIRDIGLTVAQSIRTFFDNRNNLDIIRRMLQAGVTPAMERKRVGGRFTGKSFVFTGALTRFTRDEARQMVENQGGHAVGSVSKKTDYVVAGADAGSKLTKARELNVTVLSEDEFLALLETQGETEG from the coding sequence ATGCAGCTGCCGTTACTTGATACCGCGGACCCCCGCGAAAATGCCCGGAAGAGGATCGAGGAGTTGCGCCGCCTGCTGGAGCACCACAACCGGCTGTATTACGTGCTCGATGCCCCTGTCATCACCGATGCCGAATACGACGAACTCTTCCGCGAACTGCAGCACCTGGAAAAGCAGTTTCCCGACCTGATCACCCCGGATTCCCCAACCCAGAGAGTCGGCGGAGCGCCCCTGGCCAAATTCTCGGCCATGGTCCACCGCCTGCCCATGCTCTCTTTGGAAAACGCCATCACCGAAGCGGACATCACCGACTTCGACCTGCGCATCAAACGGATGCTCGGCATCCCTCCCGGACATCCTATCGGCTACTTCTGCGAACCCAAAATGGATGGGGTGGCGGTCGAACTGGTCTACACCGACGGCCTGCTGACGGCAGCCTCCACCCGCGGAGACGGTTTCACCGGCGAAGAGGTGACCGAGAATGTCCGCACGATCCGCAGCCTGCCCCTGCGCCTGACCGGTGACAACATTCCGCGCCTGCTGGAGGTACGGGGCGAGGTGTTCCTGTCGCTGGAAGCCTTCCAGCGCATCAACCGCGAGAAAGAGGAAAACGGCGAGCCCCCCTTTGCCAATCCCCGTAACGCCGCCGCCGGATCGCTGCGACAGCTGGACCCGCGCATCACGGCCCGGCGCCCGCTTTCCATCTTCTGCTATGGTCCCGGCGTGATCGAAGGGACCGGATTCGATTCCCAGCAGGCCTTCTTCAGTGCCATCTCCGGCTGGGGCTTGCCGGTGAATCCCCTGGTGCGCGGCGAAACCGGCATTGAGGGGGCAGTGGATTTCTACCGCGAGATCCTGGCCCAGCGCGAATCGCTCCCCTACGAAATCGACGGCGCCGTGCTCAAGGTGGACAGCTTCGAATTGCAGCGCGAGTTGGGGGTCAAGAGCCGCTCACCACGCTGGGCCCTGGCCTGCAAGTTTCCGCCGCGCCAGGCCGTCACCCTGCTGGAGGACATCCAGTTGTCGGTGGGAAGGACCGGCGTGATCACCCCGGTGGCGCAGCTCAGGCCGGTGGAGGTTTCCGGCGTGACGGTCTCCCGCGCCACGCTGCACAACTGGGACGAGATCGCCCTGAAGGACATCCGTATCGGAGACCATGTCCTGGTCGAGCGGGCCGGCGACGTGATTCCAGCCGTGGTCAAGGTGCTCACTGAGAAACGGACCGGCCAGGAGCGGCAGTTGGATCCGCCCGAGAGCTGCCCGGAATGCGGGTCCGCCATCGTGAGAATTGCGGAGGAGGTGGCGGTACGCTGCCTGGGACTCTCCTGCCCCCCCCAGATCCGCGAGTCGATCCTGCATTTCGCTTCCCGCAATGCCATGGATATCGAAGGTCTGGGGGAAAAGTTCGTCGAACAGCTGCTGGCCCTGGGACTCGTGCAGAGCGTGGCCGACCTGTACACGCTCACGGTGCAGGATTTCATGCGCTTCGAGCGCATGGGGACCAAACTGGCCACCAAGCTGGTGGATGCGATCGAGCGGAGCAAACACCAGGAGCTGGGGCGCTTCATCTATGCACTCGGCATCCGCCACGTGGGAGAACGGACAGCCAAAACCCTGGCGCAGTCCTTCGGCAGCCTGGAACACCTCGAAGAGGCCACCCTGGAGGAGCTCACCAGCATCCGCGACATCGGCCTGACCGTGGCCCAGAGCATCCGGACCTTTTTCGACAACCGGAACAACCTCGACATCATTCGCCGCATGCTGCAGGCCGGCGTGACTCCCGCCATGGAACGCAAGCGGGTCGGGGGGCGCTTTACCGGCAAGAGCTTCGTCTTTACCGGGGCGCTGACACGGTTTACCCGTGACGAGGCCCGCCAGATGGTGGAGAATCAAGGGGGGCACGCCGTGGGTTCGGTATCGAAGAAAACCGATTACGTGGTTGCCGGCGCGGATGCCGGCAGCAAGCTGACCAAGGCCCGCGAGTTGAATGTCACGGTCCTGAGCGAGGATGAGTTCCTGGCGCTCCTGGAAACGCAGGGGGAAACCGAAGGGTGA
- a CDS encoding metalloprotease family protein — MLRLLLSYATFPGVIAHEFSHAWVCRRLGIPVERVCYLRLGNPMGYVLHARPSSAILHIMVAMAPFYVSTFLAAALALAASLIGRYLSFSGQDAAILLTVWCSFSLALHAFPSEGDAHSLWNDVRNPEVGWLSKGLLVPAVALIRLVRLGARCWLDVLFALGVVALPPAALLVLTG; from the coding sequence ATGCTGCGCCTGCTCCTTTCCTATGCCACCTTCCCGGGGGTAATTGCCCACGAGTTTTCCCATGCGTGGGTCTGCCGACGCCTCGGTATCCCCGTGGAGCGGGTATGCTACCTGCGCCTCGGCAACCCCATGGGGTACGTACTGCATGCCCGCCCCTCCTCGGCGATCCTGCACATCATGGTGGCCATGGCCCCCTTTTACGTTTCCACATTTCTGGCAGCGGCATTGGCCCTGGCCGCCAGCCTCATCGGCCGATACCTCTCCTTCTCGGGCCAGGATGCGGCAATCCTGCTGACCGTCTGGTGCAGCTTCTCCCTGGCGCTGCATGCATTTCCCAGCGAAGGGGATGCCCACTCTCTGTGGAACGATGTCAGGAATCCGGAGGTGGGCTGGCTGTCGAAAGGGCTGCTTGTGCCGGCCGTAGCCCTGATCCGCCTGGTCCGGCTGGGTGCCCGCTGCTGGCTGGATGTGCTGTTCGCCCTTGGCGTGGTGGCCTTGCCGCCGGCAGCGCTGCTGGTCCTGACCGGTTGA
- a CDS encoding DUF1847 domain-containing protein, translating into MSDETPVSCSKCSAVWHQRGTTNCWSNDPQAAPPRPGNCPSGSYRDIVDETVSEYRGDSEDARIAFVAARVEGLCYQPVPGSDAVNARWTRVEDTIAFAGLMGYKKIGIATCIGLLEETERLSAILRAQGLEPLSVCCKAGSIDKLELGLAESNKVRPGTFEPACNPIAQAEICNRLETDMNIIVGLCVGHDMLFNKHSRAPVTTLVVKDRVTGHNPAAVLYGQNFYYKRLQKQRVLKGDEQSP; encoded by the coding sequence ATGTCCGACGAAACCCCGGTTTCCTGTTCCAAGTGCAGCGCAGTCTGGCACCAGCGCGGCACGACCAACTGCTGGAGCAACGATCCCCAGGCCGCCCCTCCCCGTCCCGGCAATTGCCCTTCGGGCAGTTATCGGGATATCGTGGACGAAACCGTCAGTGAATACCGCGGCGACAGCGAGGATGCCCGCATCGCCTTTGTGGCGGCCAGGGTGGAAGGACTCTGCTACCAGCCGGTCCCGGGCAGCGATGCGGTCAATGCCCGCTGGACAAGGGTGGAGGATACCATCGCCTTTGCCGGGCTGATGGGGTACAAAAAGATCGGCATAGCCACCTGCATCGGGCTGCTGGAGGAAACGGAACGGCTGTCGGCGATCCTGCGGGCCCAAGGGCTGGAACCGCTGAGCGTCTGCTGCAAGGCCGGCAGCATCGACAAGCTTGAACTGGGGCTGGCGGAGAGCAACAAGGTCAGGCCCGGCACCTTCGAACCGGCCTGCAACCCGATTGCTCAGGCCGAAATATGCAACCGCCTGGAAACCGATATGAACATCATCGTAGGCCTGTGCGTCGGCCATGACATGCTGTTCAACAAGCATTCCCGGGCACCGGTCACCACGCTGGTGGTCAAGGACCGCGTAACCGGCCACAATCCGGCGGCGGTGCTGTACGGACAGAATTTCTATTACAAGCGTCTGCAGAAGCAGCGTGTGTTGAAAGGGGACGAACAATCCCCTTGA